The segment ACTTTAGCTTTATCAAATGTGTGGGAAATGCTTTAACATGTGAAATGTCGCCTTCACAGTTGCTTATTTTTATATCTAATGTTGCCAAACATGATTGATGTTACGTGAGCTGTACATGGTTAACAGTATCTTGGTGACTATAAATCTGACATAGCAGCTTGGAATGTCTGACGTCAGACTTTGAAGAGAATACAGCAACAGGGACGCAAATAATCTCACAAACAATCtgcactctttctctttccagaCCCCAACACCCAGATCTTATATGCTTGTGATTCGTGTGGCGATAAGTTTCTAGATGCCAGCTCTCTGGCCCAGCATGTCCGCATGCACACAGCGCAGGCCCTGGTCATGTTCCAGGCAGACTCCGACTTCTACCAGTACACCACGGCCACCGCTGCCGAGGGGGATACCACGACAGCGTGGCAACCCACTGCTGAACAGGTCATCCAAGGGGGGGAACTGATCTTCCGCACACAGGTTGGAGAGGGGGAAGCGGAGGGAGATGTGGTGGGGGAGAGCCAAGATCGAGCAGAGGGGCAAGGAGGGGGAAgtcaagaggaggagagggaggaaggacagGATGGAGACGCGGAAAACCAAACCGAGCTGCAGATGAAGGTGAAAGACGAAGCTTCAGCGGAGGCtaaggaggacagaggagaagcCATGGACTGTGAGAGTCAGACTCAGGCATAATGTGGCCAAGTCTTGAAAGGGATGAATAATGTGATTAATAACAGATCTAGATAAAagcaggagaagaaggaaaTATCGGAAAAGAAATTTCCCTGATGCTGACATATGGCCAAGGGGAAATGTAAACCCTGGCtgaactgtatttataatttataatgtGCAACACTTTTTCAATAGTTTTATCTTAAGGTACAGTATACAGTCAAAAATTATGCTTTTGTCAGTCCGAATTCCTCCTAACAATGTGATTACTAACCACAACTGCTATATTTTATCTGTGGTTTGGTAAATATTGTCAAAGTCCTTCCAAAGATAGTTCTAATTTGCAcaggttgtttatttttttagactaAAATGCAGAATTGGGCAAGGCCCTGAATATAATTTTTACCAAAGCATATAACacaaattattttccattacTCTAGTCTTACCTTATGTgacttaaaaataatattggatGAAACGTGTACATTTTCCTCAAATGGTCCCCGTATTTTGCTATACTTAGTGGAAGTATTTTCATGGAAAGCACATTGTACAGATGTTATCTTTATGAATTTGTGCCGTGGTACTAGAAATGTCAGTGGGAAGGTCTCTAGATAGCTTCTTCTGTCTTATGTTAGTGTCTTggcaaacactgtaaatactgtgcatgtttaataatttactATTTGTTATGTGTCCTCTAAAGAAGTCTTAATGCCTCTCTTAAAAGCTATAAAGAAATATGTTTAGTGAGGAGacactggaaaacctttttcagtttcacaatGACATCTAtcaattgtttttctttattgcaGTAAATAACTCACTGGGGAATTCCCTGTCACTGTTaattttatgacatttcataCTCTACAAATACCAGAAACATTGTTTAGACCCACTGTAACTCACCCACTGATCAATAAAGCATCTTCATTCACAGTATCTGGCTGTTTTGTCTTACTGTCATGTAGTAACTGGCggataaatacattaaaaacaagaggtttgaaaaaaagttgtttttaatttttcccaTGAATTTTGGGGTGTATTTCAGTCAGGGAACTCACGGACGTTTTTATAAATTTACTGGAAATATCAGTGAATTTAACAATTCAGTCAATTTacacaaatatgtcaaattGTATTGTATATGAAAGTCGTAGGATTTCATGTCGGCTAAAGACGGGAATGTGATTTATAATATTGTCTATTGTCATCCCATGAATATGATAAATGACCCATTTCTCCCTATAGGATAATAAAGTGTTCACGCTATTGGTGGGCCGGCTTTTAGAGCGACGCGTACctctctgtgattggctgaatcCCCGGGTCAAAGTTTAGCCCACTGGCAACGCTGACGTCGACTTCTGCAGCAAAATGGCGGCGCTGACAGCAGTCACACAGACAAACCGGTCCAATTCTACAGCATCGTCCAAAAAACGGACCGGAAACATGACCCAGAGGAGATTCGGGCTCTTAGGCAACAATGTTATTTTGCTCGTGTCGTTAGCCTCcatgctgcagtgtgtttcGGCCGACGGAAAGACTCTGGTGCTGCTGGACAACCTCAACATCCGAGACACCCATTCAATCTTCTTCCGCAGTCTGGCAGGTTTGTGCAGAATTGGTGCTTTTTCACACCGAAGTAGTCTCCCAGGTGCCTTTTTTGCATGTGCTTGGTGGTGTAAACAAACCTTATTTGGCAGTTAAAAGCCTTTTGGATTTGAGCTTGGAGATTTGAGTCCTCACATGCAGCACAGCAAGTGTGCTAGCTTAGCTAAAGTTACGGTGTGTGGTATGGAGATATCAGTACGCCAAACTCTATTCAAAATACAGGCAGTTTAATAAAGCTGTACTTACAAGTGTTCATACTTGGGGTAACTGAACTTTTTTGAATCGCTGGACTACGCTGGTCAATTCGGCATACACCAAACACACCTAGCACTATTTatgttaattaaaatataacGTTATTTTCACAAAATTCTCCCACCAGAGAGGTGAGGTAAAACTTAAATGTTCCCGTTGGGCAATTTGGTCCAGAGATCAGAAACAGAATGACCTGACATCGATGCTTATGAAGAGCAGCATGCAGAAACAAAGCACAGTGTCTACCTGTTGGTGCTGCATTTAGGAAGACTAAACCTTCACCCtgcacggagcagctggagctcAGCATGCACAGAGTGAAGAGTCAGTCATAATGGACTAGACCTtagagaacagaaaagaacagacGCTGATGGGCATAGTTAATATAGCTTTCTGCTTACCACTGTATCATCGCTTATAAACTCTGGAACAAGTTACAAGTCTTATGGCAAGAAAGTAGTTTGAGCTCAGAGGCGCCTGGTCATGTGGTGCTTTAATCCTGACtctgtactgcactgttttgttttgtttttttaaatccaaaactGCATGACCAGCATGGAGATTTATGACACCTCCAGAATCTGCAGAATTGTCAAAACTTTTTCACTGAAGCTGATATCATGTCTCTCTTTCAGATCGTGGCTTTGACCTGACGTTCAAGACGGCAGACGATCCATCCCTATCTCTGATCAAATATGGCCAGTTCCTGTATGACCACTTAATCATCTTCTCACCGTCAGTCGAAGGTAAATTTCATACTTTAaacttaaagaccccatgaaatggactctgaTTTTCAACCatcctgtttcctgttgaaacaggatggtTGGGCGGGACATAGTGGAGGGAAGGATCAATCACAACTGTAAACCAATAGGACAGAGCTAACCCTAAGTCAACACTATATcattttgggagagaaacacaattttattttatcggacaggtggatgagagaggatgctTAAAGaattgtgaaggttttattggttgaaattttaatgtacagccactagtgcaggatgatctcactatttaagatgctcTGGTTTACaagaagtagaagtcatgtgacaTCATGTCATGGGAACTCCCATTTTACTGCTTGTCTTTTCTTTGCTAATACAATTAATATGACTGcattcatttatcttttttgcAGACTTTGGGGGAAATATCAATGTGGAGACCATCACGTCCTTCATTGATGGTGGAGGCAATGTCCTGGTTGCTGCCAGCTCTGATATTGGTCAGTTTCAGCCTTCAGACCCATGGCATATCCacagtggggggaaaaacatATTCTAGACTCAGCTGttagtcattttaaaaacacttgGCTCCGCGGAGTAGTGATTACTAGAAAATATTCAGCCTAATATGTGATTTTGAAAGATTTAGCTGCACCACCTTGACTGTTAGTTCTGTGCTTGTCCTGCTCTGTAGGTGACCCTCTTAGGGAGCTGGGCAGTGAGTGTGGCATTGAGTTTGATGAAGAGAAGACTGCAGTCATTGACCATCACAACTATGACGTGTCCGATCCTGGAGAGGTAAGTACAACTGTAGAGCTGTCAGCATGCAAGCTTCAACTCATGAGCATTAGCCTAAAATGCTGAAGCTCTTGGGTCATATAAACATTTTCCGTATCAAGCAGCTGACTGAATTTTCTTGTCTCCAGCACACCCTGATCGTCGCCGACCCAGAGAACCTGCTGAAAGCTCCTACCATTGTTGGCAAACCCACCAACAAACCCATTCTGTTCAAGGGTGTTGGGTAAGCACAGCTGTGTATCAAATAATAGGGAAAGAAATTGACCTATACAGTTCTATAATATAAAACGTTAATAATACAGCTATAAAGGGGTGGAGTTCCTACTGGTCACCAGTAGAGGTCAATAGAGATCAAATATTAAAGAAATACTTAAATGAATTCTTCACCCAAAAACTAccatttgtatcatttactcAGACTTAAATTGTCTGGAATGTCTTATGGATAAAATTATTAATCTCATGCATCTCATGCATCATCCATGCAAAACTCCATGAAGAACTAATGTTCCGAACACTGAAGCtgtttccctaaaaaaaaaaaaaaaaagtagtttggGAAAATGCCTCAttattaatttttctttgtaaaGCTTGTTTATTTAGCAGTGATTTTACCAAAGCTACATTGGTTCGGGATGCAGTGAATATATAGATGGAGAGTCTAGACTTTGAAAATTTGAAACATTTCGtatcctttttgctgctgtttctcaAAGTCACCAGTCAACTCCATTGTAACAGAAATGGTTGCAGGTTTCGGAACCTTGGTTCTCTGTAAGGCATGtgatttaaaaacttttttattgGACTTTCAAGACAACAAAGGAGATTAAATGATTatacaaatgaaaatttcttgttagatatgcctttatttttccctttaaattcacaAATGCTGTGGTATTGCCTGTCAGCCTTTACACTGTAAACAATAATGAACTTGACTTACATGTCCCTCTCCACTTCCAGCATGGTGGCAGACCCAGACAACCCTCTTGTTCTGGACATCCTCACTGGCTCTTCCACCTCCTACTCCTTTTTCCCTGACAGACCCATCTCTCAGGTAATAGCACTGCGCTTCATAAATGCACCACCTAGTGTAGGAAGACATAAACTGTTTGCACACGGTACAGTGATGCCTCTGTATTCGAAGATAGGAaaggaatatttttttcagcacttCCTGAAGTCCTGCCAGGCCTCCACAAGATAGACAAGCCTACATGGAACTCTAAAACTGTCAAAACCCAGGGATTTTCTGGGGATTGTCTCCTCATGCTATCATAGATTTCAGTCTTGACTTCAAGGTTTTTGGCTTGAGGAAGTTTTCATATTCACAAACAATGACTGAATTATCCTAGACCACAGGAGTAGTATATAGGAACCATCAGAAGTGAGGTGATATAGCCATTTGTAGTCAGCATGCTTTGTTTCTGACTAActgctgtgttgtgtctccAGTATCCCCATGCTGTTGGCAAGAACACCCTGCTTATCGCCGGCCTCCAGGCCAGAAATAATGCCAGGGTGGTTTTCAGCGGCTCGCTGCACTTCTTCAGCGACGCCTTCTTCAACTCCGCTGTACAGAAGGCCACTCCTGGTTCTCAGAGGTAACCTGCTCttttcctcatgttcctcatctTTCAACCTCAGTTCACAGCCTGGCAAAATTACTACAGAattactttttactttacattttcTGAATCAAGGATTCAATTTGACTTTCAATTTAAGGTGAATATTTGATTCAATGTTTCATATGAATCTATGACCAACTTTTTTTGCCAGCACCGGTGGCTATGCTGTTAGACTGTCAACCTTGATTTGTAGAAATGAACAGATCATTGGTTTTAAGCCTGGaactgtcattttttaattcTTCTTTAAAAGATAGGTTGCATCATGTCTAGAGTGATATAACATCTTTCTGGCAAAGTCCCATGTCCTTGCCATGTTACTGTTACCCTTTGTGATTTCTGATCGCCTTATCCTAACATCATTGGTACTGACATGTATAACAACATTGTCATAGCTCGTGTGTTTGGAATGTGCCTCACTAGAGTGGTTAACTCCCGGATAAGCAGAGGGACCAGGTTGGCAAATGAGACTAGAAAGAGCAGCAAAGTGATTCACACCTGGAGCATTTGCCAGTCGGGCCAACAATGGCCCCAAACGGTGGCTGGTGGCCGCGAGACCTCTTTCCCCTTGAGACCGGGGCAAACGCTATGTTTTCTGCCGGTGGAACTATGCTACGCTGTTGCTATGAGTTAGCATGGAGGCTAAGCTAGAATTTGCCAGCagccaaaagaagaaaaaaatgctgggAAAATCGCAAACCTGCTTAGTTTTGAAGGTCAAAACTGAATTCTCATTTTAATCAATTTTCGATTTAGAATCAAAATTGCGACACCCCTATGGATTACACAAGCTCATCTGTGAGAACTTGCCAAATTTAggaattttatttcatgtttgcatAAAAAGACAGTTTCCACTCTGAGCTACTCTCATTTTCATGGGAATGTGTAGTTAGAATTCATTATTTTCATATACAGTGTAACAGAACCAGTTACATGTTTTTACTATTTGAAATATGCTTTGCTGCCACAACTATTCATTTACTATTAGGCCTGAAATTCTTCATCTCTATAGACTGTCTGCAGCAgctcattttaaaaagttttgaaGTTGAATGCCTTAAATGCTCTTTGCTTGATTCTTAGTTATGATTTCATAGGTCTTGAAAATGTTGCCTTTCTTATCACATGGCTGTTTCAGTGAGAAATCCATTTTTGCGCATACTTGGTTGTTTCTTAACAATTGAGGCTGTCTTAAAGTGATTTTAGTCTTAAAGTTCATTTGGAATCACTGTTACAGTTTCAAAAGGCTTAACATACCCATActttattaataaatatataaataaattaaataaaatgatcccCCCTAACCTGGATCCTTAGAGTGAGAAAGCAAAAACTCTTCAAAACCCTGGAAGCAAACAAggggaaaatggaagaaatgttGGGAAGGATCGCAGGGAGAGGTTAGCCTCTTCCAGGCCAACCTggagttcagttttatttgaactgGCATTAACGGATGTTACTCTTAGATTAAACTTCTGGAAAACAGTTTAGTCACCCTGTTGGCAAGGACGGTTGTGGAATGTTGTATGGTCATGGTTGAAATTAGGCTTTGGGTTTTTAAAAGCCTGTAATCAATATTTTGGTAGTTGTCAATGCTCATACTTTGAGccaaaatgcaatattttaatttttaattttaattcagCAATTTCCATGGCCAAAAAATGTAAGTGTTCTGTTTCCCAGGATTTCAGGATACAGTCACACCTAAAGTTAGCTTTCTTTGGTCCAAACCATAGTGGCAAAGTTTACTTggttgcatttttgcatttagcTTTACTGCCAGGTCTTGTAAAGTCACATGACTCACAAGTAGCTTGCCTATTGGACAGAATATTGGTATCTTGTCCTTATTCTGATAGTTCACAGAACCTGAAATCTGATTCCAGTCACCTGCCCTTAATTTTAGCCGAGCATGATGGACGTGTCTGAATATAAACATCAGACAGACTGTGGTTTGcctttgtgtcattttgttatgcCAGGGGAAGCTGGCTGAGGAACttacaaatgtgtttgtaaGTTTGtaagttgttgtaatgttttccTGACCAGGGACTGCAGATGCAGAAAAACAATGGTTGAACAGCATACTTATTAAAACATCTTCTTTAGACTAAGAGAAAGCAGGAATTTTGATCTCACTCCTAACAAACTTGGCTTGAACCACACCAAACATGCTTCATGTGAATATGCCAGTACTAGTACTGTATTGTAGTACTATGGTATTAATCAATTCcacaaaaaagtaatcaaaCAAATTATAATACCTTCAGCTTATCAGTGCAATGACATTGAcagatttttatatatatatatatatatatatctccacCATTAGCCAGATACATGAGTCTAACTGCATAAactcctttgtgtttttgtaggcATGAGCAGACAGGGAACATGGAGCTGGCAGAGGCTCTGTCCCGTTGGGTGTTCAAGGAGGCCGGAGTCCTCAGGGTGGGAGCTGTTACCCATCATCCCGTGGGAGAGACCACTCCCCCCGCAGCATACACAGTCACTGACCTTGtggtgagtttaaaaaaaatcagtgatgtaCTGTAGGTAAATAATCATCACTCTGAATAGATGTTTAGTGGAGCTGAGGagtttcacattttgaaattcaATACATGTAAAACTGTCCCATGCAGGAGTACAGCATTGTGATTGAGATGCTCTCTGAGGGTCGCTGGGTTCCCTTCGATGGAGATGATATCCAGCTGGAGTTTGTGAGGATCGATCCCTTCGTCAGGACATACCTCAAGAAAAATGGTACGGAGCTCTGCTTATGGCTTTGAAAACGGGGTAACCTTAATGCTGAAAATGAAACGTGTTAACATCTTAATCTTAAAAGTTTGAACTGCCTGCCAAAATGTTTTTGCGTCTTTCCACCAGGAGGTAAATACAGTGTCAAGTTCAAGCTGCCTGACGTTTATGGAGTCTTCCAGTTCAAGGTGGACTACAACAGACTGGGATACACACACCTCTACTCCTCCACTCAGGTCAGTTGATCAGATGGCAATTAACCTGGGCAGCTGAAGTTGATTagaataattaaagctgcacaaggaGAGATTTTTATCTAAAAATCCAGCTGTCTTCTCAGCTTTAACACAAAACGAGGATGCACAGAACAGCCTCCCATCCCCAACAACTAAGACACTGTTTTGCATAAACTGCAAATTAAAATTCTGCTGTTGGGTGTGGATGCTGATGGGAAATACCTACAGAGAATGGCAAATTAAGACTTAAGAGTGAATGAAAAACTATCTGCCAAACAGTAGTGTAAGTCTGCATGTAAATTTGGTAATACAgtacatacaatacaatacaatacaatatagtTTATCGTGTCTGTGGGGAAATCTGTCTTGGACTCAATGCTGCACACATAAATGCCTCCACAGTTGCAGTAAAACAAACTCTGTGTAAACAATAACAGCACCAGCTGTGccaattacaacaataaatatccCATTATCCATATTGCACATAACAAGAAATATTGCACATACATTGTATATAGCACATATTGCACACATCCAGTGGTGGACACCCAGAAACCACTGCACAATCACTTCAGCCTCAAGCAGCACTGTTAAATGAATAAGAGTAGGGATAAATTAGTTTTTAAAACGATTAAGTTTGCAGTGGGGAACTCTGTATTGTCTGCCAGAGGGCAAGAGCTCATATTCTGCGTGAACAGAATGCTGATAGATGGGCTGATGGAATACAGCCTGATAAAATAAGAGCATAATCCTCCAGTCTACACCATACACCCTGAGTCTGCGTTAAAAAGTATAGTCTCTGCTGTAAACAGGAACACAAACTATCCATGTACTTGATTGTATCATGTATGACCACAGGACTAAAATTCCACACTGACCTGGGGTGCAGAACCATCTCCTTTGTTTTGGGGGTATTTAAAATGAGATGGTTTGTATCACACCGCTGCACAGAAGTTTCTGTTTCAGAGATGTCGGCTGATGGGgttgtgtctttgtgcagcAGGCTCAGGATAGTGGTGTCATCTGAAAATCTAGAAACAAAGTTCCTGGGGTGGCTGTTGGTACAGTCATTAGTGCAcagtgaaaaaaggaaaggggagCTGACACAACCCTGCGGGGGcacagacaccaaaatcatccctGTGTC is part of the Myripristis murdjan chromosome 7, fMyrMur1.1, whole genome shotgun sequence genome and harbors:
- the ddost gene encoding dolichyl-diphosphooligosaccharide--protein glycosyltransferase 48 kDa subunit — protein: MAALTAVTQTNRSNSTASSKKRTGNMTQRRFGLLGNNVILLVSLASMLQCVSADGKTLVLLDNLNIRDTHSIFFRSLADRGFDLTFKTADDPSLSLIKYGQFLYDHLIIFSPSVEDFGGNINVETITSFIDGGGNVLVAASSDIGDPLRELGSECGIEFDEEKTAVIDHHNYDVSDPGEHTLIVADPENLLKAPTIVGKPTNKPILFKGVGMVADPDNPLVLDILTGSSTSYSFFPDRPISQYPHAVGKNTLLIAGLQARNNARVVFSGSLHFFSDAFFNSAVQKATPGSQRHEQTGNMELAEALSRWVFKEAGVLRVGAVTHHPVGETTPPAAYTVTDLVEYSIVIEMLSEGRWVPFDGDDIQLEFVRIDPFVRTYLKKNGGKYSVKFKLPDVYGVFQFKVDYNRLGYTHLYSSTQVSVRPLQHTQYERFIPSAYPYYASVFSMMAGLFVFSVVFLHMKEKEKSD